Proteins encoded together in one Quercus lobata isolate SW786 chromosome 3, ValleyOak3.0 Primary Assembly, whole genome shotgun sequence window:
- the LOC115981453 gene encoding uncharacterized protein LOC115981453, with translation MKEPHSDEICDICGDAGFDNALATCSSCYSHEHGYCMPVVLHDIPEDWICKSRLSSGMVLPEAGGKDITLRTMTIDCSEMATAGGKSQAVAEQKNSDVEKSELLNILPIFKIYCDYLPTSHATWKGGFFVTNSTPKNFLGGFKAQLPPSISRRASEFSGKIPLVLSVELLPQSQILADLFQNDCPDLRDIALYFSPDDNIESSKEHAASLFEQMEVQNSMMRSSFNGVELLIFTSKQLHVDSQTDFQIEDSGYRVDVVVVEIGYELIIEAILQQVRNRVVYEYLA, from the exons ATGAAAGAACCCCACTCG GATGAAATTTGTGACATATGTGGTGATGCTGGTTTTGACAATGCATTAGCTACTTGCTCCAGTTGCTATAGTCATGAACATGG TTATTGCATGCCGGTTGTTCTCCATGATATTCCAGAAGATTGGATTTGTAAATCACGTTTGTCAAGTGGGATGGTATTGCCAGAAGCTGGTGGGAAGGACATCACCCTGAGAACCATGACAATAGATTGCTCTGAAATGGCTACAGCAg GTGGTAAGTCCCAAGCTGTTGCTGAACAAAAGAACTCTGATGTTGAAAAAAGCGAGTTGCTGAATATTTTACCTATATTCAAGATATACTGCGATTATCTCCCTACTTCACATGCTACTTGGAA gGGAGGATTTTTTGTTACTAATTCTACACCTAAAAACTTTCTTGGTGGGTTCAAGGCTCAACTTCCACCCTCCATCAGTCGTAGGGCCTCTGAGTTTTCAGGAAAAATTCCTCTAGTCCTTAGTGTTGAGTTGCTTCCTCAATCCCAAATTTTGGCAGATCTTTTTCAGAATGATTGTCCTGATCTTCGTGACATTGCTCTATACTTTTCCCCTGATGATAATATTGAGAG TTCCAAAGAGCACGCTGCCTCCCTGTTTGAGCAGATGGAGGTCCAAAATTCAATGATGAGAAGCTCCTTTAATGGTGTGGAGTTGCTGATATTTACATCAAAACAGCTGCATGTGGACTCACAGA CAGACTTCCAGATTGAAGATTCTGGCTACAGGGTTGATGTGGTGGTTGTTG AAATTGGATATGAGTTGATAATTGAGGCCATTTTACAACAAGTTCGTAATAGAGTTGTATATGAGTATTTGGCATGA
- the LOC115978772 gene encoding glycerophosphodiester phosphodiesterase GDPD6-like, with amino-acid sequence MSFYKFVLVPFLVLLTIESCVGRTLPSKLSDSTKQPLQTSRPYNIAHRGSNGEFPEETAAAYMRAIEEGADFIETDILATKDGVLICSHDVTLGDRTNIANFSQFADRKRTYEVQYVNMTDWFVVDFTLEELKLLGVNQRFSFRDQQYNGKFPIITFEEYISIALDAKRVVGIYPEIKNPVFVNQRVKWSDGKKFEDKFVETLKKYGYKGSYGSKEWLKQPAFIQSFAPSSLTYVANLTDLPKVFLIDDVTIRTEDTNQTYYELTSDSYLDFIKNFVIGIGPWKDTVVTTKNNYLDEVTDLVAKAHARGLQVHPYTFRNENSFLHFDFHQDPYVEYDYWINKIGVDGLFTDFTGSLHNFQEKTSPLS; translated from the exons AGTTTGTCCTGGTTCCTTTTCTAGTTCTTCTAACTATTGAAAGCTGTGTTGGAAGAACACTTCCAAGTAAATTATCTGATAGTACTAAACAGCCCCTACAAACATCTCGACCATATAACATTGCTCATCGAGGTTCAAATGGAGAGTTTCCTGAAGAAACTGCTGCTGCATACATG AGAGCTATTGAAGAGGGGGCAGATTTCATAGAAACAGACATCCTCGCCACTAAAGATGGTGTGCTGATATGCTCCCACGATGTAACACTTGGTGATAGAACAAATATTGCAAACTTTAGTCAGTTTGCTGATAGAAAAAGAACCTATGAGGTTCAATATGTGAACATGACTGATTGGTTCGTAG TTGACTTTACACTGGAAGAATTGAAGTTATTAGGGGTGAACCAACGGTTCAGTTTTCGAGATCAACAATATAATG GGAAGTTTCCAATTATAACCTTCGAAGAGTACATATCAATTGCACTGGATGCAAAAAGAGTGGTTGGAATATATCCGGAAATAAAGAATCCTGTTTTTGTCAATCAACGT GTCAAATGGTCAGATGGGAAGAAGTTTGAAGATAAATTTGTGGAGACACTGAAGAAATATGGATACAAAGGTTCATATGGTTCAAAAGAATGGCTGAAGCAACCTGCCTTTATTCAGTCATTTGCTCCATCTTCACTCACATATGTTGCAAACCTCACTGATTTGCCCAAAGTTTTCTTAATTGATGATGTGACAATACGAACAGAAGACACCAATCAG ACATATTATGAGCTTACTTCAGATAGCTATTTGGATTTTATAAAGAACTTTGTGATTGGAATTGGACCATGGAAGGATACAGTTGTTActacaaaaaacaattatttggATGAAGTAACTGATCTTGTTGCCAAAGCACATGCTCGTGGCCTACAG GTGCACCCATATACTTTCCGGAATGAAAATTCTTTCCTACACTTCGACTTCCACCAAGATCCATATGTTGAATATGATTACTGGATAAACAAGATTGGAGTTGATGGACTCTTCACTGATTTCACAGGAAGCCTCCATAATTTCCAAGAAAAGACATCCCCTCTCTCCTAA